The Podospora pseudopauciseta strain CBS 411.78 chromosome 2 map unlocalized CBS411.78m_2, whole genome shotgun sequence genome has a window encoding:
- a CDS encoding uncharacterized protein (COG:Q; EggNog:ENOG503NWBV): protein MTQTTPTTTPSSPPSSPKDPFRLDGKVALVTGSGRGIGAGIALALAHRGAKLIINYAHSSAPAEALVSEIKALGPGSDAIAIKADVSDVDQITALMSQAVAHFGKLDIVASNSGVVSFGHLKDVTPEEFDRVFGVNTRGQFFVAREAYRHLEVGGRIILTSSNTASVKGVPRHAVYSGSKGAVETFVRCLAIDCGDKKITVNAVAPGAIKTDMYAAVAREYIPGGENFTDEQVDECAAWLSPLQRVGLPDDVARAVCFLASDAAEWVNGKIIGIDGGAFR, encoded by the exons ATGACGcaaaccaccccaaccaccaccccctcctccccaccatcatcaccaaaagACCCCTTCCGCCTCGACGGCAAAGTAGCCCTAGTAACCGGCTCCGGCCGCGGCATAGGCGCAGGAATagccctcgccctcgcccacCGCGGCGCaaagctcatcatcaactaCGCGCACTCATCCGCGCCAGCCGAAGCCCTCGTCTCCGAAATCAAAGCCCTCGGCCCCGGCTCCgacgccatcgccatcaaaGCCGACGTCTCTGACGTGGACCAAATCACGGCGCTCATGTCCCAGGCCGTCGCCCATTTTGGCAAGCTCGACATCGTCGCCTCCAACAGCGGTGTTGTGTCCTTTGGTCATTTGAAGGATGTCACCCCTGAGGAGTTTGACAGGGTTTTTGGCGTGAACACGAGAGGGCAGTTTTTTGTTGCGAGGGAGGCGTATAGACatttggaggtggggggacGGATTATACTGACTAGCTCGAATACGGCGAGTGTGAAGGGAGTGCCGAGACATGCTGTTTATAGTGGTTCTaagggggcggtggagacTTTTGTGAGGTGTTTG GCCATCGACTGCGGAGACAAAAAGATCACCGTCAATGCTGTCGCGCCTGGGGCGATCAAGACGGACATGTATGCTGCTGTGGCTCGCGAGTACATCCCTGGTGGGGAGAACTTTACCGACGAGCAGGTTGATGAG TGTGCAGCTTGGCTGTCGCCCCTTCAGCGGGTGGGACTGCCTGACGATGTTGCCCGCGCGGTGTGCTTTCTAGCCTCGGACGCTGCTGAATGGGTCAATGGCAAGATCATCGGCATTGATGGTGGTGCGTTTAGGTAA
- the TEF4_1 gene encoding elongation factor EF-1 gamma subunit (EggNog:ENOG503NUBV; COG:J), with protein sequence MAFGILYTRPFNPRSTAILAVAKASNLPLDLVTITSSQQAPEEYLKLNPLGKIPTFVGANGFILSECIAIAIYITSQDKTTSLLGSGNTENHASILRWMSFANSEILPSLGGWFNPLIGRSPFVQEEVELNRQATLKRLQIIEDHLAAKTTSYLVGETLSLADLFVAGIIAGAFRFFLDGEWRGAHPACTKWFLHVYEQPIFSDVAGRPVLAEEPMANVPPGKRGE encoded by the exons ATGGCCTTCGGTATCCTGTACACGCGCCCT TTCAACCCCCGTTCAACAGCCATCCTGGCAGTTGCCAAAGCTTCCAACCTCCCACTGGACCTCGTGACAATCACGTCATCTCAACAGGCGCCAGAAGAATACCTAAAGCTGAACCCCCTCGGCAAAATCCCCACATTCGTCGGCGCAAACGGTTTCATCCTGTCCGAGTGCATAGCAATTGCCATCTACA TCACATCCCAAGAcaaaaccacctccctccttgGCTCCGGCAACACCGAAAACCACGCCAGCATCCTCCGCTGGATGTCCTTCGCCAACTCGGagatcctcccctccctcggcgGGTGGTTCAACCCCTTGATCGGTCGCTCGCCCTTTGTGCAGGAAGAAGTCGAGCTCAACAGGCAAGCAACACTCAAGAGGCTTCAGATCATCGAGGACCACCTCGCTGCGAAGACGACTTCTTATCTGGTTGGGGAAACACTCTCCCTTGCTGATCTGTTTGTCGCGGGGATTATTGCTGGGGCATTTAGGTTCTTTTTGGACGGGGAGTGGCGGGGTGCACACCCGGCGTGTACGAAGTGGTTTTTACATGTTTATGAGCAGCCAATTTTTTCTGATGTGGCGGGGAGGCCGGTGTTGGCGGAGGAGCCTATGGCGAATGTTCCTcctgggaagaggggggaatag
- a CDS encoding uncharacterized protein (EggNog:ENOG503NUI0; COG:Q) has translation MSFHTEVVGCYWREEEGIWTVKLRQQIPGQEPREFEDHCHVLLHATGVLSTPKWPDVPGLTDRFKGRVVHTAQWPEDYQQDKWANERVAVIGSGASSVQTVPGMQPYTKHLDVFVRTGIWFGVLAGNSGTPSKIYTQQERDEFRRNPGHLVAHAKAIESEVNGTWGAFYSGSMAQKGASGFFRKRMGEIIKDQRLLQGFTPTFGFGCRRITPGDPYMEAIQKDNVDVHFTAVVSCTADGVVGADGVERKVDTVVCATGYDNTYRPLFPVVGKNGVDLKDKWATAPESYLGLAVPDMPNFMTFIGPTWPIQNGSVMAPLHSVSDYAIRLIKKTQNENLRSWVPRQDITDSFNEHVQEWVKHTVWADECRSWYKNNETGRVNAIWPGSSLHYQQVLEQPRYEDFEFQYMDKNPWAHLGMGWTMQDRQGPKNGADVAPHLSLENIDPEWLEANGIGNSSKAVQPEEKSQGSAMSWSLLSSFRGIHSV, from the exons ATGTCTTTTCACACCGAGGTCGTAGGCTGCTACTGgcgtgaggaggagggaatcTGGACCGTCAAGCTACGGCAGCAAATACCGGGGCAAGAACCTCGTGAGTTTGAGGATCATTGCCATGTGTTGTTGCATGCGACAGGTGTCTTGAGCACTCCAAAG TGGCCCGATGTCCCCGGTCTGACAGACAGGTTCAAAGGACGAGTAGTCCACACCGCACAGTGGCCCGAGGATTACCAGCAGGACAAATGGGCAAATGAACGCGTTGCTGTCATCGGCTCCGGCGCATCATCGGTTCAAACAGTTCCTGGGATGCAGCCTTACACAAAGCACCTCGACGTTTTTGTCCGGACGGGTATCTGGTTTGGAGTCCTGGCCGGCAACTCGGGCACGCCATCCAAGATCTACACGCAACAGGAGCGTGACGAGTTCAGACGGAACCCCGGCCATCTTGTTGCCCATGCCAAGGCTATCGAGAGCGAAGTGAATGGCACCTGGGGCGCTTTCTACAGTGGTTCCATGGCGCAGAAGGGGGCGTCTGGCTTTTTCCGCAAGCGTATGGGGGAAATTATCAAGGATCAACGTTTGCTGCAGGGTTTCACCCCCACGTTTGGCTTTGGGTGCCGAAGGATCACGCCTGGTGATCCTTACATGGAAGCCATCCAGAAAGATAATGTCGATGTACACTTTACCGCTGTGGTCAGCTGTACAGCAGACGGTGTGGTGGGGGCCGATGGCGTTGAGCGCAAGGTTGACACGGTTGTCTGTGCCACTGGCTACGACAATACATATCGGCCTCTTTTCCCGGTCGTAGGCAAGAATGGCGTTGACCTGAAGGACAAGTGGGCAACTGCTCCCGAATCCTATCTTGGGCTGGCGGTACCCGACATGCCCAACTTCATGACCTTCATCGGACCAACTTGGCCTATCCAAAACGGGAGCGTCATGGCGCCATTGCATTCCGTTTCAGACTACGCGATCAGGCTGATCAAGAAGACGCAGAATGAGAACCTTCGCAGCTGGGTACCGAGGCAAGATATCACTGACAGCTTTAACGAGCATGTTCAGGAGTGGGTGAAACACACCGTGTGGGCGGATGAATGTCGCAGCT GGTACAAGAACAACGAAACTGGCCGTGTCAACGCCATCTGGCCCGGATCTTCGCTCCATTACCAGCAAGTCCTTGAGCAACCTCGCTATGAGGACTTTGAGTTCCAGTACATGGACAAGAACCCCTGGGCACACCTGGGTATGGGCTGGACGATGCAGGACAGACAGGGACCGAAGAACGGTGCAGACGTCGCTCCGCATTTGAGCCTCGAGAATATCGATCCGGAATGGTTGGAGGCCAATGGAATCGGCAACAGCTCAAAGGCGGTTCAGCCGGAGGAGAAAAGTCAGGGGAGCGCCATGAGTTGGAGTTTGTTGAGCAGCTTTCGAGGTATCCATAGTGTGTAA
- a CDS encoding uncharacterized protein (EggNog:ENOG503NWH7; COG:C) has product MAVPPAPKPPSLLGYHRILSPLAGVRVSPLCLGTMSFGEAWKGRLGECTKDTAFEILDCFYNAGGNFIDTANFYQDEDSEKWLGEWIEARQNRDELVIATKYTMPYRLRGHEKIKSNFQGNQVKSMRLSLEASLKKLKTDYVDVLLVHIWDYTTSVEEMMQGLHHLVSSGKVFYLGISGAPAWVVVKCNEYARHHGLTRFSVYQGHWSCSFRDMEREIIPMCESEGLGIMPWGVLGRGQFRSSEEYAREGRKMGPQDETHRRMTATLSELAERKNTVPTSIALAYVMHKVPYVFPVLGGRKVEHLKSNIEALSIELTAEEIQEIDNSEPFDPGYPLNFLFETPAQRYRLDMSARHIWQLTCNTRLETVPKPRPIEPKQGMKQFDL; this is encoded by the exons ATGGCCGTGCCCCCAGCTCCCAAGCCCCCCAGCCTCCTAGGCTACCACcgcatcctctcccccttggCCGGCGTCCGCGTCTCCCCGCTTTGCCTGGGCACCATGAGCTTTGGCGAAGCGTGGAAAGGCCGCCTGGGCGAGTGCACCAAGGACACAGCCTTTGAGATCCTCGATTGCTTCTACAACGCCGGCGGCAACTTTATCGACACGGCCAACTTTTACCAGGATGAGGACAGCGAGAAGTGGCTCGGCGAGTGGATCGAGGCTCGTCAGAACCGCGACGAGCTCGTCATCGCCACAAAGTATACCATGCCCTACCGCCTTCGCGGCCATGAGAAGATCAAGTCCAACTTCCAGGGCAACCAGGTCAAGAGCATGCGACTGTCTCTGGAGGCGAGcttgaagaagctcaagactGACTACGTCGACGTGCTGCTGGTGCATATATGGGATTACACCACCAGCGTCGAGGAGATGATGCAGGGGCTGCATCACCTTGTTTCGAGCGGCAAGGTGTTTTATCTCGGAATCAGTGGCGCTCCAGCGTGGGTTGTGGTCAAGTGCAACGAAT ATGCCCGCCACCACGGCTTGACAAGGTTCAGTGTCTACCAAGGTCATTGGTCCTGCAGCTTCCGCGATATGGAGCGCGAGATCATCCCCATGTGCGAGTCCGAAGGTCTCGGCATCATGCCGTGGGGTGTTCTCGGTCGCGGGCAGTTCAGGTCATCCGAGGAGTACGCTCGCGAGGGCCGCAAGATGGGCCCCCAGGACGAGACGCATCGTCGCATGACTGCGACGCTGAGCGAGCTTGCTGAGAGAAAGAACACGGTTCCGACTAGCATTGCCCTCGCTTACGTGATGCACAAGGTGCCCTACGTTTTCCCCGTCCTTGGTGGTCGGAAGGTCGAACATCTCAAGAGCAACATTGAGGCCCTCAGCATCGAGCTGACCGCCGAGGAAATCCAGGAGATTGATAACTCTGAGCCGTTTGATCCTGGCTATCCTCTGAACTTTTTGTTTGAGACCCCAGCGCAGAGATACCGGTTGGATATGTCTGCGAGGCATATTTGGCAGTTGACATGCAACACCAGGTTGGAGACAGTTCCAAAGCCGAGA CCCATCGAACCTAAGCAGGGGATGAAACAGTTTGATTTGTAG
- a CDS encoding uncharacterized protein (COG:S; EggNog:ENOG503P6T2), which translates to MSSSSKPYTIIIFVTRKSDISPEQFKDHWENVHVPLLQSLAGPRFPLSHTRHYLARDSASPTYPLNMLVGKPEDINFDGFAIITFASEEAFRDFVPIMSLPEVAEDEDIFTDRESLRAVVMGCRNETVGI; encoded by the coding sequence ATGTCTTCCAGCTCGAAGCCATATAcaatcatcatcttcgtTACCCGCAAGTCAGACATATCACCCGAGCAGTTCAAGGACCACTGGGAAAATGTTCATGTCCCTCTGCTCCAGTCTCTCGCCGGCCCCCGATTTCCCTTGTCTCACACCCGTCACTATCTTGCTCGGGATTCGGCGAGCCCTACGTACCCCTTGAACATGTTGGTCGGAAAGCCCGAAGATATCAACTTTGATGGCTTTGCCATTATAACCTTTGCGAGCGAAGAGGCATTTAGAGATTTCGTACCAATTATGTCGCTGCCagaggttgctgaggatgaggatatATTCACGGACCGGGAGAGCTTGAGGGCCGTGGTTATGGGATGTCGGAACGAGACAGTCGGCATCTGA
- a CDS encoding uncharacterized protein (CAZy:AA3; EggNog:ENOG503NXH9; COG:E) — MRSLPLYLVALSRTISVGIATATQQPLYLSAFNAIPRVSSLFTTTKNHDEARMDGRIQAKDLLSSHFGPYGWPGQSFDYVIVGGGTAGLAMAKRLSEDNANSVAVIEAGGFYEIEGGNMTEVPMYLFNYFFDNGHVKNPLFDWYQYTVPQPGLAKRAMFYMQGKTLGGSTARGAMLYHRGSKGAYKKWAEQVGDDAYTWDNWLPYFQKSVTFSGPNTNPRPANATAVNNLSAFSESGGPVHVAYPYWTNAISSWVDKALAKLGFPEVQGFSDGNLLGRSYITHTINPYTRRRETASTSYLHDALLESNNLNFYTRTLVKKILFDDKKKATGVKVSTDGFEWTIGAKKEVILSAGVMRSPQLLMVSGIGPRDTLEKLDIPVLSDRPGVGKNMQDTIILGPTSPVKVESHSQLMGSKETLPRSIYEYNNFRTGLLTNPGQDYFAFEKHQPGMLKDSTAADIEKEFPEDWPTFSYIALDDTFVPQYDGKNYFSMSAALMATFSRGSVTINSTDTAQNPIVDPRWLDDPRDKEMAVAAFRRCRAIVASETMQEVIDGPEILPGERYQTDEEIYNYIAETSDAYYAGVGTCAMGKRDDPNAVVDSNARVLGVNGVRVVDASAFPFAIDGQPMGTVYALAEKIAADILAGK; from the exons ATGAGATCCCTACCACTCTACCTTGTCGCCCTGTCGCGGACAATTAGCGTTGGCATTGCCACTGCAACACAGCAGCCGCTGTATCTCTCTGCCTTCAATGCTATTCCTCGAGTCTCGTCCCTGTTCACCACGACAAAAAACCATGATGAAGCTCGCATGGATGGTCGTATTCAGGCAAAAGACTTGCTTAGCTCGCACTTCGGGCCCTACGGTTGGCCAGGGCAATCATTCGACTACGTGattgttggcggcggcacTGCTGGCTTAGCGATGGCCAAGCGACTTTCCGAAGACAACGCCAACTCTGTGGCTGTGATCGAAGCAGGCGGTTTCTACGAGATTGAGGGGGGAAATATGACCGAGGTGCCCATGTATCTGTTCAACTACTTCTTCGATAATGGCCACGTGAAGAACCCCTTGTTTGACTGGTATCAGTACACTGTGCCACAGCCA GGTCTCGCCAAAAGAGCCATGTTTTACATGCAGGGAAAGACACTAGGTGGCAGCACAGCCCGCGGCGCGATGCTCTATCACCGCGGCTCGAAAGGGGCCTACAAGAAATGGGCCGAGCAGGTCGGTGACGATGCATACACCTGGGACAACTGGCTGCCGTACTTCCAGAAAAGCGTAACGTTTTCCGGCCCCAACACAAACCCAAGACCTGCCAATGCCACTGCCGTCAACAACCTTTCTGCATTCTCCGAGTCCGGCGGGCCAGTCCACGTCGCCTACCCCTACTGGACTAACGCCATCTCGTCCTGGGTGGACAAGGCACTCGCCAAACTGGGCTTTCCCGAAGTGCAAGGCTTCTCCGACGGCAACCTGCTCGGCCGGTCCTACATCACGCACACCATCAACCCTTACACCCGGCGCCGCGAGACAGCATCCACCTCCTACCTCCACGACGCCCTCCTCGAGagcaacaacctcaacttTTACACTCGCACCCTCGTCAAGAAGATCTTATTcgacgacaagaagaaggcaacCGGCGTCAAGGTGAGCACCGACGGCTTCGAGTGGACCATTGGCGCCAAAAAAGAAGTCATCCTCTCCGCCGGCGTGATGCGCTCCCCCCAGCTCCTGATGGTCTCGGGCATCGGACCCCGGGAcaccctcgagaagctcgacaTCCCCGTCCTCTCCGACCGCCCCGGCGTCGGCAAGAACATGCAAgacaccatcatcctcggccCGACCAGCCCGGTAAAAGTAGAAAGCCACAGCCAGCTGATGGGCAGCAAGGAGACCCTCCCCCGGTCCATCTACGAGTACAACAACTTCCGCACCGGGCTCCTGACCAACCCCGGGCAGGACTACTTTGCCTTTGAGAAGCACCAGCCCGGCATGCTCAAGGACTCGACGGCGGCAGATATCGAAAAAGAATTCCCTGAGGACTGGCCGACTTTTTCCTACATTGCCCTGGACGACACGTTTGTCCCGCAGTATGATGGGAAGAATTACTTTAGCATGTCGGCGGCGCTGATGGCGACGTTCAGTCGGGGGTCGGTGACGATTAATAGTACTGATACGGCGCAGAATCCGATTGTTGATCCCCGTTGGTTGGACGATCCGAGGGATAAGGAgatggctgttgctgcgtTTCGCCGGTGCAGGGCTATTGTGGCGTCGGAGACGATGCAAGAGGTGATTGATGGGCCGGAGATTCTGCCTGGGGAGAGGTATCAGACTGATGAGGAGATTTACAATTATATTGCTGAGACGTCGGATGCGTATTATGCTGGTGTGGGAACTTGCGCTatggggaagagggatgaTCCGAATGCGGTGGTGGACTCGAATGcgagggttttgggggtgaaTGGTGTTCGGGTGGTGGATGCGTCGGCGTTCCCGTTTGCGATTGATGGGCAGCCTATGGGAACGGTGTACGCATTGGCAGAGAAGATTGCTGCTGATATTCTGGCTGGAAAGTGA
- a CDS encoding uncharacterized protein (MEROPS:MER0034548; COG:V; EggNog:ENOG503NYAA), whose amino-acid sequence MTMPLTSDITIDASKFSLENVSEETIGVNNFIERATSSGPTWQDVGPVKFREMRENGKTGFAAPVYLPAAKDVVVSSRDAGRDIALRVYTPDNGQPSKGLFLHIHGGGFVMGTHQHQDGKLREYANTFQLTALSVDYRLAPENPWPAQVHDCIDAAEYLVDKGEHIFGARLLFISGESAGGNLAATTAFHLLRARPNHEIAGLILPYGWFDVTQNLPMVTTFERQLLVNNAKMLGFAMAYAPNTTIEERRNPQISPIYDDMRGLAKGAPGGKLPPALFLCGTEDPLLDDTLLMAMKWMITGSEAIVKIYPGACHAFTAVPGFKAAEEAWEATVEFMREKMKGI is encoded by the exons ATGACCATGCCGCTGACGAGTGATATCACCATCGACGCCTCCAAGTTCTCCTTGGAGAATGTGAGCGAGGAGACAATCGGCGTTAACAACTTCATAGAGAGGGCGACTTCCAGTGGCCCAACATGGCAAGACGTCGGTCCTGTGAAGTTCCGTGAGATGCGTGAAAATGGCAAGACCGGATTCGCTGCCCCGGTTTACCTCCCGGCGGCGAAGGACGTGGTTGTCTCATCACGAGATGCAGGTCGAGATATCGCCTTACGCGTATACACCCCCGATAATGGCCAGCCCAGCAAGGGGCTCTTCCTCCATATCCATGGTGGGGGCTTCGTAATGGGCACACACCAACA CCAAGATGGAAAGCTCAGAGAGTACGCCAATACCTTCCAGCTTACAGCGCTTTCTGTCGACTACCGACTCGCTCCCGAAAACCCCTGGCCTGCCCAGGTCCATGATTGCATCGACGCTGCCGAATATCTTGTAGACAAGGGTGAACATATTTTTGGTGCCAggctcctcttcatcagTGGCGAGTCGGCTGGAGGTAATCTGGCTGCAACAACCGCCTTTCACCTTTTACGCGCCCGCCCGAACCACGAGATTGCCGGCCTCATCCTTCCTTATGGTTGGTTTGATGTTACCCAAAACTTACCCATGGTGACCACCTTCGAACGACAGCTGCTTGTCAACAACGCAAAGATGCTGGGGTTCGCAATGGCTTACGCCCCAAACACGACGATTGAAGAGCGACGAAACCCACAGATATCGCCCATCTACGACGACATGAGGGGCTTGGCAAAGGGTGCACCAGGAGGCAAGCTCCCGCCGGCATTGTTCCTGTGCGGGACCGAGGACCCATTGCTGGATGATACTCTGCTGATGGCTATGAAATGGATGATAACTGGGAGCGAAGCTATCGTCAAGATCTACCCCGGTGCTTGCCATGCCTTCACGGCAGTGCCTGGGTtcaaggcggccgaggaggcttGGGAGGCTACCGTGGAGTTTATGCGGGAGAAGATGAAGGGTATCTAG
- a CDS encoding uncharacterized protein (EggNog:ENOG503NXDV; COG:Q), whose protein sequence is MYASQVFVLGAISALLLFVTRFYAARKQVWKLKSANLPMPEFKLTSGHFLALKETVKTLPKNATLHTVMMQLSKRFPSGMFYINMWPFSGTWLVVTTPSGASQCQTLNLIKPSILTKPLETIGGGPSLITMNGETHKKWRSLFNPGFSPSYLMGLAPMIADEVAVFCRLLREQAGNKNAEVLKLEDLTLRLTVDTIGAVALDTRLHHQTKDSQLALALQRQIEWTSFGTTFNPFKRHLTIRPLVLWYNNRIMDRLIGQEIDKRYTEYLQDQGSGERGSKSVMSLVLAQFLEEAQVKGAPPPLSEFKKLVAPQLRGFLFAGRDTTSSTLLYCFHLLATHPEALKRLRSEHGEVFGDRLNASIAHQAIAKEPQRLNQLPYTTAVIKEALRLFPPSASLREGRAGVDLVDEKGRRYPTEGCNVWTLTVALHHNAVYWKQAESFVPERWLVGPEDPMYPVKGAWRAFELGPRACIGQTLALMELRVALVMTLSEFDITPAYEDWDRMHPRPGVKVVNGNRAYQAEKGGGGAHPADGFPCRVTLRDMDGRG, encoded by the exons ATGTATGCATCACAGGTTTTTGTGCTTGGTGCCATAAGTGCCCTACTCCTCTTCGTAACGAGATTCTATGCCGCTCGCAAGCAAGTATGGAAGCTGAAGAGCGCCAATCTG CCAATGCCAGAGTTTAAGCTCACGTCTGGTCACTTCCTGGCTTTGAAGGAGACTGTCAAGACTCTTCCGAAAAACGCAACACTGCACACGGTAATGATGCAACTGTCAAAGAGGTTTCCCTCCGGAATGTTCTACATCAACATGTGGCCTTTTAGTGGCACGTGGCTTGTGGTGACGACGCCCTCGGGAGCTTCACAATGTCAAACTCTGAATCTTATCAAGCCATCGATTCTCACGAAACCACTGGAAACCATCGGCGGTGGGCCAAGCCTGATCACCATGAATGGAGAGACGCATAAGAAATGGCGTAGTCTATTCAACCCAGGATTTAGCCCCAGCTATCTCATGGGGCTGGCTCCGATGATTGCGGATGAAGTGGCTGTATTTTGCCGTTTGTTGAGGGAACAGGCTGGGAACAAGAACGCGGAGGTGCTAAAGTTGGAAGATCTGACATTACGCCTAACAGTTGACACGATTGGAGCCGTTGCTCT AGACACAAGGCTACACCATCAGACAAAGGATAGCCAACTTGCTCTGGCACTTCAGCGTCAAATCGAATGGACATCATTCGGGACCACCTTTAACCCATTCAAACGCCACCTCACTATCCGCCCCTTGGTGCTGTGGTACAACAACCGCATCATGGATCGGCTCATTGGCCAGGAAATCGACAAGAGATACACTGAGTATCTGCAGGATCAAGGCTCAGGTGAAAGGGGCTCGAAATCCGTCATGTCGCTCGTGCTGGCTCAGTTCCTAGAAGAAGCCCAAGTCAAAGGCGCCCCGCCCCCTCTATCCGAGTTCAAGAAACTAGTTGCGCCCCAACTGCGCGGATTCCTGTTTGCTGGCCGAGACACGACGAGTAGCACCCTTCTCTATTGTTTTCACCTCTTGGCTACCCATCCCGAAGCGCTCAAAAGACTCCGCAGCGAGCACGGTGAAGTCTTTGGCGACAGGCTGAACGCGTCGATAGCCCATCAGGCCATTGCAAAGGAACCTCAACGGCTCAACCAACTGCCGTACACGACAGCGGTGATCAAGGAAGCGCTTCGGCTGTTTCCTCCCTCTGCGTCTTTACGCGAAGGCCGCGCTGGAGTCGATCTTGTGGATGAGAAAGGAAGGCGGTATCCCACTGAGGGATGCAACGTGTGGACGCTGACAGTGGCGCTGCATCACAATGCCGTTTATTGGAAGCAGGCCGAGTCATTTGTGCCAGAGCGGTGGTTGGTAGGACCCGAGGATCCCATGTACCCCGTCAAGGGGGCGTGGAGGGCGTTTGAGCTTGGTCCTAGGGCCTGCATTGGGCAGACGTTGGCGCTGATGGAACTTCGAGTTGCGCTGGTGATGACACTCTCCGAGTTTGATATCACTCCGGCGTACGAGGATTGGGATAGGATGCATCCAAGGCCGGGTGTCAAGGTGGTGAATGGAAATAGGGCTTATCAGGCAgagaagggtggtggtggtgcgcaTCCTGCTGATGGATTTCCTTGTCGGGTTACGCTTCGCGACATGGATGGTAGAGGGTGA
- a CDS encoding uncharacterized protein (COG:S; EggNog:ENOG503P9EU): protein MAGIGVEAIAVVTGCFLSGAIMSVFLITIPVLIATTKEPAKLVNQWRRVYLSGHVKGPAIATTTGLVYVYAAWNKYAAGEPWRVFALAGATTVSIVPYTLTFMQGINNALFRADALTGKGVEPSWADAETLVLRWGRLNAIRALIPLAGGIIGLLGTCQVLSF, encoded by the exons ATGGCCGGTATTGGAGTCGAGGCAATCGCAGTCGTGACAGGATGCTTCCTCTCGG GAGCCATCATGAGTGTCTTCCTGATCACGATTCCGGTGCTCATCGCAACGACAAAGGAGCCGGCAAAGTTGGTCAACCAATGGAGACGTGTGTATCTCAGCGGTCACGTCAAAGGACCGGCCATAGCAACCACCACGGGTCTCGTCTACGTCTATGCAGCCTGGAACAAATACGCGGCCGGCGAGCCGTGGCGTGTTTTTGCCCTCGCCGGAGCGACGACGGTTTCCATCGTGCCTTACACCTTGACTTTTATGCAAGGGATCAACAATGCGCTTTTCCGTGCCGATGCTCTGACTGGCAAGGGAGTTGAGCCCTCGTGGGCCGATGCCGAGACGTTGGTGCTTCGATGGGGCCGGCTTAATGCTATTCGGGCGTTGATTCCTCTCGCCGGGGGGATCATTGGACTTTTGGGCACTTGCCAGGTGTTGTCATTTTAG